A single region of the Bacillota bacterium genome encodes:
- a CDS encoding scaffolding protein produces MNYVDVMVDPTPNPNAYKFTLDRAVTAGRGESYMNKEQAQAHPLAAKLFEIPGVVSVFLLNNFITVTRDPAYGWETLAPEIVDVIQAHFEGRS; encoded by the coding sequence ATGAACTACGTGGACGTGATGGTGGACCCGACGCCGAATCCGAACGCGTACAAGTTCACGCTGGATCGGGCGGTCACCGCGGGGCGCGGCGAGTCGTACATGAACAAGGAACAGGCGCAGGCCCATCCGCTGGCGGCGAAACTTTTTGAGATTCCGGGCGTTGTTTCGGTGTTCTTGCTGAACAATTTCATCACGGTGACGCGCGATCCGGCGTACGGTTGGGAAACGCTGGCGCCGGAGATTGTGGACGTCATCCAGGCGCATTTTGAGGGCAGATCATGA